AAGCCGGGCAGCCGCTACAAGAGTGCAATGGCTGAAGGATGGACAATTCCAAAGCACACCTATGATCGTGCAGCAGCCCAAGGTTTTGCGGTTGATAGCTCTGCATACTGGGACTATTATGGCCGCGTGCTTGTCTTTGACCCAACAGACAACTCTGTGAAGTCCTACATCGAAGGTGGTCCGTACATCACCGATGCACAAGCAGTTCCCGGACAATACCCAGAAAAGCACCTTTCGAATCCTGATGGCATTGGTTTCCTCTACGTGAATGGCAAGACATTCATGGTGATCGAAGAGGATCTCAACGGTATCAACTTTGGTCGTATGCCGAACACGGGTATGCGCGGAACGAACTGCGAAGCATGGTTGCTTGATATGTCCAAGGCACCAACAATTGACAACCTCTACCGACTTGCGATCTCGCCGTACGGATCTGAAATCACAGGCTTTGCCTCATTCGACGATGGTAACACGGTTCTCATCAACTCCCAACACCCAGACAATGCAACGATCGGCGATGCAGCAGCAAAGAACTCGCTGACCTTTGCGATCACTGGCATGAAGCAACTCGTGAGCAGCATCGATAAGGATCAAGAGGATCGCCCACAGGGTGTGGTAAACGTCTTCCCGAATCCAACGTCATCCCAACTCAACTTCTCTGAGCCAACAGACGCAGCTCTCTATGATGCATCCGGTGCTCGCGTGCGTGTTGTTCGCAATGCCACTACGGTTGATATCGCAGATCTTGCAGCCGGAGTGTACTACATCCGCACAACGGGCGGCGCAACACAACAGGTTGTGATCCAGCGCTAAGTCACACGCTTCCCTTCTTCGAAGAGTGCGGGACCGATGGTCATTAGACCGTCGGTCCCGTCTTTGTCATCGGCCTTATCCGATCGTTCCCATGAAACAGTCTCTCCTCGCCCTTCTCACCATCGCCGCCATCCCGTTCCTAATAGCATGGCTTGTTCCGGATGAACATGTCATACGTCGTGAGTCCATTCGATCACTCCTCACCGAGATCTCTTCGAAGCTTCGGTCACGTAGTGTTGAATTCGACGATGTGTGTTTGGTTGCGCAATCAACATCGGATCTACTCACGCTCAGAACGTCATACGCTGATCTCCGCATAGCGTACAAATCAGCAGAGCCCCTTCTCGAATACATTGACCCGATATCTGTTACGACCTATATCAACGGGGCGCCCCTTCCCAAGCTCGATGTGAAATCGCAATTCGTTGATGTCCTTGAACCTCAAGGACTCCAGGTGATCGATGAACTACTCTATGGCGATGACACCCTTACAAGTGAAGACCTACAACAACTACGAGTATTGTCATCGAGTCTGCGCACTTCATTGCAAGCAGTTACGGGATTGATGATCACGGCACCATGGACAGACAGAATGATCATCGAGGCGGCACGTTCGGGTGTGATGCGTATCACAACAATGGGCATCACGGGGTTCGACCGCCCTGCTTCCGACCCAAGGATCATAGATGATCTCCCTGCTCTTGAGACTGTCAGACGTATGGCCGAACTCTTCCGTCAGGCTTTGGCGTCCCGTGGAGGAAAGGTTGCTCTTGTTGACATCGTCACGGAACTCATTGATTCCGCATCCTTAACCCTGAGATCATCCACATTCGATGACCTCGACCGAGCCGAGTTCATCCGCACTACACTCGATCCGCTCTATGGACGGCTCCTGAGCATCCAATTGGCATTGGAGATCGAACTATCCACGGAGATCGGTCCATCCGAGATCATCGTCAACCCTACAGCGAGAAGCATGTTTGCAACAGATGTGCTCTACCCTTCGGCATCAAGTGGGATCACACGTGCTTCGATCACGCCGAACCTTGTTGAACTTGGAAGAACGTTGTTCTTCGATCCCATTCTCTCGGCAACAGGAGAGCGTGCCTGTGCATCATGCCATGATCCGGCGCATGGGTTTACCGACGGACGACGAGCAAGTATGGCTATGGGTCGGACCGGAACACTCGATCGCAACACACCAACGCTCATCAATGCAGTTCACTCCCGACGGTTCTTTTCTGATCTTCTGGCAATGCGCGTACGCGACGTGATCGCACATGTTGTGACCAATGAAAAGGAATTCAACTCTACGTTATTGGAGATGGTTGGCAGACTCCGCACGTCTGATGAGTACATCTCACTCTTTTCGCAGGCCTTTGGCGGTAAAGGTCCGGCATCGGTTGATGCAACTAATGTGGGCATTGCTATAAGTGCATACCTAACAACATTGGTCTCATTTGACTCTCGGTTCGACAAGTATTTGCGAGGTGAAGCGGTATCTATTTCCGCATCGGAACGGCGCGGATTCTCCCTCTTCACTGGCAGGGCTGCATGTGCATCCTGTCACTTCCCACCAACCTATGCAGGATACGTTCCACCGTCATTCATCGATAGCGAATCCGAGATCATCGGTGTGCCACTTCGACACGATACGGTGAAGGCCATTGCTGATCCCGACCCGGGAAGGGCAGGCGGGATCGACCGCGAGAATGCTCTTATTTATCGCGGCTCATTCAAAACGCCAACCGTCCGCAACATTGCACTGACTGCCCCCTACTTCCATAATGGTGCCTATACGAATCTTGAGGATGTTGTGGATCTCTATGCTCGAGGTGGTGGACGTGGGATCGGCCTTGATGTGCCCTTTCAAACTTTGCCATTTGACAACCTGAACCTCAGCACTCAGGACCGTACAGATCTCATTGCATTCATGAACGCTCTCACAGATACTACAGGGCTTACAAGGCGTCCGTCGCGTCTCCCCAAGGTCTCCACTCCCTCATTACGCGATAGAGTGATAGGGGGCGAGTACTGAGCGTTCTTCCTAACTTGGAATATGAAACGCCTCCTTGTTGCTCTGTCCTTCGTGGTGATGCTCGCTCTACCTGCACATGCGGTAGATACCGTTCGGGTCTGCACATACAACATCCTGAAATTCTCCCAGGACAACGAAGACGGTAGGATACCGCAGTTCAAGAGAGTTCTCGACAGCATCCGACCTCACATCATGCTGAGTCAGGAAGTAGAGGACAACACGGCCGGACCCCGCTTTGTATCGGAAGTATTCACATGGGCTCCCTTCGCTTCGATCCCCTTCGTAGATGGTCCGGACACGGACCACATGGTCTTCTACAACCAGTCGATGTTCGATCTTGTTAGCTCACGGGTGATCCCTACAGAGTTGCGCAACATTCAAGAAGTAGTACTTGCACTGCGTCCACACGATCAAACCTTGGCAGATACAATCGTCCTGTATTCTGTCCACTTGAAAGCATCAGATGGCTCAGCAGAGGCAGCACAGCGATTGCGGGAGATCAACACATTGATCGCTACACTCACTACCAGACCTCACGTGATGATCTGTGGTGACTTTAATATTTATGGTCCAACTGAAGCTGCCTACACTGCCCTTGTTGGCCCAACAGCAACCAGGCGTTTTGTAGACCCACTTGGTAACTCGTGGCGCCGCAACGATGCCTCGTTCTCCAAGATTTACACACAATGCACACGCAAAACAACACTTGGCTCATGCGGCGGTGGTGTTGATGGAGGCGTAGATGATCGGTTCGATCTCTTGCTAGCGAGTCAGGAACTCAGCTCGCGAGTACTTCCTCAGACGTACACGTCATTTGGTAATGACGGACTTGCTCGACTCAATGAGTCTATCGACGAACCAACGAACACACTTGTCAGTGCTGAGATGGCCGCCGCTCTCAAGTGTGCCTCGGATCATCTACCGTCCTACGTAGACGTGATCCTGGGAGATGTTCAAGCAGGTGTGGATGAAGGCGAGAATGCACTACTCACTGCGCACTGGCAAGCCCCCTACCTAAAGGTGGGAGGAATGCAGATCGGTGAACAGTATCGTGTGTTTTCGTCGACAGGAGTTCTGATAGCCACGATCACAGCACAGAACACTGAACAGCGGATCATGCTTTCAACAGTAGCAAGCGGTGTCTATTCGATCGTTGGTCTACGATCGCAGATCCGTTTCGCTGTCACTCGTTAGTAGATCGACGCTTCGATACCGGCCCTGAACCAACGTGGTGCGATCGGCACCCATCCGGCCTCGATCATGGAGGTGTTCCAAAGATTGGATGCCTCGGCAAGAATGCGAACGCCGCCAAAAGCACGTTGAAGTCGGAGATCACCGATACTCCGCATTACGCCATCTGTATAGCGCTCTACGATTCGCACAGTGAACGTACACAAAACGTCCAGTGGCATCGTAACATCTGCTCGGATGATGCTCTGCCACCGAAGTTGATCACGTGTATAGCGGGTTTGAGCATTGGCCGTTGATTCCACGGATGCAAAGTTCACGGTCCACTGAAGCATGGTAAGGGGCGATGCATTCCACAGACGTTGCACGGGGATCGTTACAACACCTTCTATCCCTTGGATATCTACTGACTCAATGTTCTCAGCCACATAGATGTTTCCGGTATCCAGTACGTAGTCGATAAGATCACGTCCATTGCGTATGAAACCCGATGCACGAAACTCAATGTTCTCGACCAATACGCTGCCACCAAGTTCTGCTGTGATCGCATGCTCAGGAAGCAGCGCTGCATTGCCGCGCGTTGTTGGATCCTTGTAGTAGAGCTCTGTGTACGTTGGGATGCGGAAGGAGCGATTCACAGTAGCGAAAACCCTAAGGTCTACTGTAGGACGCCACTGCAGATCCGCGCCATATCCAACGCCGGGGGTACGGTCGCTGAAGCCCGTGATGTTGGCACCAACCGTAGCAAAGACATCTGACGTCAAAGGTGCACGGATCTCAGCGGACACACCTCCGCGCACGCGATCGTGGTCGCCAAGGTTGGAGCTGACGATGTTGTCTGCTCCGCCTTCTGCCCCTAACGTGAGTGTTGCGAACGAGTAGGTTCCAGTTACAAGGGCAGTAACCGTGGCTGAGTGCGTAGTGTGTGTGTTACGGTAGAACGCCGGATCATCTCTCTTGAGGAGGAATTCATCGGTGTTCGTTCTGTAGAGTCCAGCTACGCTCATAGTCCAGATTTCTGAAAGGGGCGTTGCAACCCGCAGACCGGCCAACCATGTAAGCGTGTGCTCCCAAGCATCCGGAAAGCGAGGAGAATAAAACAACCCCGCACCAAAGCTCTTATCAACGATGCCACCCAACCAGTTCACTGTTGTTTCAGCGGTTGTCAGACCGCCGCTCAAAAACGCCGAGCCGAGTTTGAGGTCGGTGGACTGACGATATCCATTGTGTTTCACGTATTGTCCGGAAAGCACGTTGTGAACATCTCCTGTGAGAAGCGCAGCAGATGCACGACCTTCCAGATATCCGAAGTCTCCGCCGATCACCGAACCTGTTGACGATGATGCCGTAGGTATCCGTGGAATGATATTCACCACACCGTCCATTGCACCCGGACCAAAGAGTCGAGATGCGCCCCCTTTCACCACCTCTATCCGATCAATGTCTAAGGGGGCCAATGGCAGATTCAACTGATGATGACCCGTTTGCGGATCGGTTAGGCGCATACCATTCAAGAGCATTGTTGTCTGCTCATACGATCCACCACGAATGGAAACGTCCGATTGAGCGCCGTATGGTCCACGTGTGCGTAAGTCTACACCCGGGACAAAGACAAGTGCATCTTGGATACTGCGTACCGGCAGACGCTGAAGATCGTGGGCATGCATCACATCCACGGTACGTGCCACGTTGCTGAGTTCCAGTGGGACGCGTGATGCGGTGACAACCACCGTTGGACGTGTTGGGATGGTGTCCACCCTTGTTGAATCAACAACAAAGGCGGAACACACAGAAGCAGACGATAGGAGAAGCGCGAAAAGTGGTGATAGTCTGCGCATCTATTGACCCAACAACCAGGCGAAGATCAGAGGAGCAACGATGGTGGCATCGGACTCGATGATGAACTTCGGTGTATTGATGTCGAGCTTACCCCATGTGATCTTCTCGTTCGGTACAGCACCTGAATACGATCCATAGGATGTGGTGCTATCCGAGATCTGGCAGAAGTACGACCAGAACGGCACATCGTGCCATTCGAGGTCTTGATACATCATCGGAACAACGCAGATCGGGAAATCGCCGGCGATACCGCCACCGATCTGGAAGAAGCCCACGCCTTTGCCCGTTGAGTTCGCACGATACCATTCGGTGAGCCACATCATGTAGTCGATGCCACTCTTCATCGTGGTCGAAACAAGCTCGCCCTTGATGCAGTAGGAGGCAAAGATGTTGCCCATAGTGGAGTCTTCCCACCCCGGACAGATGATGGGGAGGTTCTTCTCGGCTGCGGCAAGCATCCACGAGTTCTTTGGATCGATCTCATAATACTGCTCCATTTCCTTGCTGAGCAGCATCTTGTACATGTATTCATGTGGCAGATAGCGTTCTCCGGCATCTTGTGCATTCTTCCACTGCTTGAAGATGTGCTTCTGGATCCTTCGGAATGCTTCTTCTTCCGGGATGCATGTATCTGTTACACGGTTGAAGCCCCCTTCAAGAAGGTCCCATTCATCCTGTGGAGACAGGTCTCGATAGTTCGGAACCCGTTTGTAGTGCGAGCGCGCTACAAGATTCATGATGTCTTCTTCAAGGTTGGCACCGGTACAAGAGATGATCTGCACCTTGTCCTGGCGGATCATTTCTGCGAGGGAGATGCCCAGCTCGGCTGTGCTCATGGCACCGGCAAGGGTCACCATCATCTTGCCGCCTTCGGCAAGGTGGGTTTCATACCCCTTGGCTGCATCCACCAAGGCTGCTGCGTTGAAGTGTAGGTAGTTCTTTTCGATGAACTGTGAGATAGGTCCGCGTTGCATGGGGTGTCTCCAAAAGTGGCGTGCAAAACTAGGTATATTGACTACATGGACATCGTTCAACCTTGGCAACGACTTGTTGCCATCTCCTCACTCCTTCTGGCTATTGTAGCCGGCGGGTTCATCCTGCATACGCTCAATGGCATTCTTTTGCCATTTGTTCTGGCCGGATTCCTGTCAATGGTCTTCAAACCGCTGGTGCACAAGCTTCGAGCCTGGCGAGTCCCGTTTCCCCTTGTTATGCTCACGGTGATGCTCATTGCCGCCGGATCCTTATGGCTTATCTATCTCATCATCTCCCTCGGCGTTGAGCAATTCGCGTCTACCTCCGATTACTACCTCCAGCAATTGAAGACCGTCACCTCTGATATTGAACACTCGGTAGGTTCACTCATGCGAACGGTAGGGGGCAAGGGGTCCTTCAAACTCGGAAGTCTTCTTACGCCGGAGTCGGCAACGAATTTTGCAACGGGACAGGTAGGCACGCTCCTTACCATTGTGAGCGACGGAGTGATGGTGTTGCTGTACCTGCTCTTCATGCTCGGCGCGAGCGAAGCATTTCCCGGCAAGATCGCTTCGGCTTTTCGTGGCGAGCGGGCAACTGTTGTTCTGCAGCTCTTTGAAACGCTGAATACACGCGTCCGCACGTACCTCGTGATGAAGACGGTCTTTAATCTCATCAATGCGGTTATTGCCTACATCATTCTTCTTGCATTCGACGTCGATTTCGCCCCCTTGATTGCACTGCTCACCTTCCTGTTTCATTACATACCCAACATCGGTTCACTGTTCACAACGATCCTCCCGGCATTCGTGTACCTTCTGCAGACCGGAAGCGTTCCGCAGGCATTGATACTCGCGTTGATCCTTGTTGTGATCCAGAACATCATCGGCAACGTGATCGAACCAAAGGTGATGGGCGATCGCTTGGAGCTAAGTCCAGTAGTTGTTCTCTTCTCCCTTCTCTTCTGGGGCTGGATGTGGGGCATTGTTGGAATGATCCTTTCGATCCCGATCATGTCTGCCCTGAAGGCACTGCTAGAGACAATTCCATCTACAAGGCCACTAGCGATCCTCATGGGGTCCGGGGCAACACCGACGGTCGTTACTCCACCTACACCGTAACTTTGCACGATGCGAATTGAAGTCCGTAACGTGACCGTATCCTATGACGGTATCCCGGCACTCAACGATGCCTCGTTGACCATTGACGGAAGCGGCGTTGTGATGCTCACGGGGCCTACCGGAGCCGGTAAGACAACACTCCTGCGTCTGTTGTATGGAGACCTGTTACCAACACAGGGCACAGTACTCATCGATGATGCGCCGACGGCATCACTGCGCCCTTCACAAAAGCGCGCCATTCGCAGACGTCAGGGCATCGTTCAGCAGAACTGCAAACTTGTCTCCGACTATTCTGTCTTTGACAACGTTCTCATGCCCTATGCACTAGCAGGTCTCTCAAAGGCCGATGCAACGAGGGAGTGTCTCGGACTGCTGGCAGACATGAACATCAGCTATGTCCGACACAAGTTCCCCCATCAATTGTCCGGCGGAGAACGTCACCTCGTTGCCCTTGCACGAGCCATCGCCACCAAACCCGAGATCCTCATCGCCGATGAACCCACCGGTACGCTTGATGACGTTACCAGTGCAAGTGTGGCCAAGACCCTCCGATACTGTGTTGAAGGTGGAATGGCCCTTGTGATATCCACGCACAGCAGCGGGCTTGTGTCTGCGTTCCCCGAAGCAACGATCTGCTCGATCAATGACGGAGTTATCAAGATCCACGATCCACAGATCCAGGAGACAATCGCATGACGCGGATCGCTCTTATCGGCTATGGAGCCATGGGTCATGAGATCGAACGGCTCGCCCCCTCCCTTGGATGTGATGTGACGAGGATCTTTGATGAACATCGACCGCTCACGGTAGATGGTCCCAACGAATTCGATGTAGCGATAGATTTCACTCAACCGGACGCCGTCCTTCAGAATGTTCGTACCCTCTGTGCTATGAAGAAGTCCATTGTGATCGGCACAACGGGCTGGTACGATCACCTTGCAGAGGTTAGGGGGCTAGTTGAATCCGCCCAGATCGGATGTGTATGGGGCTCGAATTTTAGCGTCGGCGTCCAAATGTTCCTACGCATCGTGCGGGCCGCGGCGATCATGGCACACGATGAACCCTCGTACGACGTTATGGTACACGAGTGGCACCACCACCGCAAGAAAGACAGTCCAAGTGGCACTGCACTTACAGTTGCCAATGTCATCCTTGATGAAATGTTGCGTAAGGACCATATCGTGAGCGAGACACAACACGGAAAGATCGACCCATCGGCGCTGCATGTTACGTCAACCAGAGGCGGTGAGGTGGTTGGCAAACACGTTGTGGTGCTCGATAGTGCCTTTGACTCCATTGACATCGTTCACAATGCAAAGAACAGAAGCGGATTTGCTCATGGTTCGCTTGTTGCAGCCAATTGGATAGCAGACAAGAAGGGCTTCTACGATTTCTCTGAGGTATTTCCTCAGATAACCGAGAGTCGGTCATGATAGCCCCTTCCTCCTTCCTCTTTGCTTTGATCGTTGCACTTGGTGGGTATACTCCCCAACAGACCAGGCCCACCCCATCAGTTCGTTTCGACCCTCCCGTGGTGAGTGTTGTGCGAGACTCAACGGGTTTTGTGCAGGCAATGGTGAACGTGTTCAGTGTTAAGGGGGACAGCATCCGCATCACGGGCATAAAGGGCTCTTGCGGCTGCGCCAACGCGTCTGTACAACGTCCGGTGATGACAGACAGCATTCCCGGCAAGATCTACCTCGCGATCAATGCCGGACACTTCACCGATTCCTTGAACTACGTTGATTACACCATCACCCATACCGGTTCTGGATCTCCATCCGGTTATCGTGTGGTTGTTCGTCTACCAAAGGATAAGCGATGAAGTACTGGCTCGTGAAATCCGAACCGGAGGTTTACTCCTGGGACCAGTTTGTGAAGGATAAGAGAACATTCTGGGACGGCATTCGGAACTATCAAGCTCGCAACAACATGCGCGAGATGGACAAGGGCGACCAAGTGATCTTCTATCATTCCGGAGATGAACGTTCAGCTGTAGGGATCGCCGAGGTGGTCAAGACCGCCTACCAAGACCCCACAACAGAGGATGAAGCCTGGGTGGTTGTTGATCTCAAACCCGTACGTCCCCTCAAGAATCCTGTCACGCTTGCAACCATAAAATCCACAAAGGGATTTGAGAACATCGCCCTGGTAAAGCAAGGGAGATTAAGCGTGTTGCCGTTGACGAAGAAAGAGTTTGAGTTAATTCAGAACAGCGAAGAGTGAACAGCGAACAGTGAACACAGAACAGCGAATACAGAGAGAGCCCTTACCGAATTAGTGGTGAGGGCTCTCTTCATTTTCTGTGTTCTGTGTTCTGTGTTCGCTGTTCTGTGTTCGCTGTTCTGTGTTCTGCGTTCGCTGTTCTGCGTTCGCTGTTACCCTCGCAGCGCCTTCTTCAAGAACTCCACATCTTGGCGGACCTTTTTATCCGTGTCGATGTAGTTAAGGATCTGCTGGCAGGAGTGCAGGACCGTAGTATGATCACGACCGCCGAAGTGCATGCCGATGCTCTTGAGCGACGTTTGCGTGAGTTGCTTGGAGAGGTACATGCACATCTGGCGTGCAAGGACGATCTCGTGTTTGCGGGTCTTTGCGGAGAGAAGTGCTTGGTCGAGGTTGTAATAGGCCGACACTTCCTTCTTGATATCGTCGATGGTCATGGTCCGCGATGATGCAGAGTTCGACACACCGCGAACAACTTCCTTTGCTAGTTCGATCGTGAGTTCACGATTATCGAGCGAGACCTTGGCGAGGAGTGAAATCAGGCAGCCTTCTAGTTCACGAACGCTTGATGTTACGTGTCTGCCAACATATTCAAGGATGTCGCCCGGAAGGTCCATGCCTTCTTCCATGCTCTTCTGCTGAAGGATGGCGATCCGCGTTTCGAGGTCAGGGGGCTGAATGTCTGTGGTCAAGCCCCATTGGAAACGCGAGATAAGTCGTTCATCCAAGTCCGCGAGATCCTTTGGTTGCTTATCACTGGTAAGGATAAGCTGACGTCCATCTTGATGCAGGGCATTGAAGGTATGGAAGAACATATCCTGCGTCTTTTCCTTACCACCCAGGAACTGGATATCATCAACGATCAGTACGTCCACTCCACGATAAAAATTCGTGAAGTCAGGGATCTTATTCGTCTGGATCGCATTGATATACTCCATCGTGAACTTCTCTGAGTTCGTATAGAGTACACGTGCATTGGGATTGCGCTGGAGAACTCGATTACCAATGGCCTGCACAAGGTGCGTCTTCCCAAGTCCTGTTGGACCGTAGATCACCAGTGGATTGAACTTCGTTCCGCCCGGATTGTCTGCCACTGCGATAGCGGCCGACGTTGCGAGTTGATTGTTCTCTCCGCGAATGAAGTTCTCGAACGTATAGCGAGGATTGAAATACGTTGGGTAGTGAGCTGTTGGGCCGGTCTTCGGCTGCGAAACCTTTGATTCAGAGAACGGAAGTGACGGCTGACTTGCGCCACGCAGGCCGGGGAGTTTCACCGTGCGTTTCTCCGGTGTGGAAGCCCCTTCATCAACAAGGACTTCAAACTGCAGTTTTGCTTTCGGACCAAGGACCTTTTGAACAGTCTTTTGGAGAAGCGATGCATAGTGCTGTTCGATCCACTCGTAGAAGAAATGGCTCGGGAGTTCCAAGGTGAGTTGGATACCGTCCCACTTAATCGGACGCATCTTCTCGAACCAGGTCTTGAATACCTGATCGGAAACGTTATCGCGTATGATGCCTAAGCATTGAGACCAGAGTCCTTCTGCATCCGACGCGCCGAGGTGTGCAGTGCTCCGGCCCATCCCCTTTGTACCTGCTATTGTCGTCATACTACCGGCAGATGTATCTGCCGCAAACAAGTTCAGCGTCTCAGTCTTTTTCACCCAAAAATTCCTCCACCGCAACGTGCGCTTACTGAACACTTTGTTGCGGCGATGTGGACCGCCCCGTTTCAGATCCTCATAGATCGTCGACTATTTGGCTTTTCCACACCGCCGTCCCTTTTTCGAGGGGGTGCAAAATTGAACGCCGGAGGCCATCGCTACAAGGGAAAAAGTTGGTCGGTGTGAACTTTTTTCCCTTGCTTTTCTGCGTTATGCGTTAAGTGGGAGTAAACATTGGGCCTTTGCGCATTCGGCACGGCAATTGCGCCTGATCGAGCCCGAAATGAGCGTTGGTCCTGCGTATCTTCGTCACTTCATCGCACACAGCACAACAATATGTCAGAAACGGCAGAACCGAACGCAAAGGTTGGACACGAAATGGGATTTCTCGATCATCTCGAGGAATTGCGTTCCCGTTTGTTCAAAGCAGTAGTAGGCATTCTGATCGGCTGTGTGATCGTTGGGTTCTATGGCGACGAAGTGATGAACATCATCCTTCTTCGGCCTGCACTTGAAGCCAACGTAAAACTTCAAAACATCGAACCGTTCGGTCAGGCCTTCCTATACTTCAAAGTGATCTTCCTTTGTGGGATCATTCTCGCGTTTCCGTGGGTGTTGTATCAGGTATGGGGCTTTGTGGCACCGGGGTTGTACATGACAGAGCGGAAGTGGGCTGGACGGATCACCGTGATCACGTCTCTGTGCTTCCTAGCGGGCGTGGCGTTTGGGTACTTCCTTCTCGTTCCCAGCATGATGTCCTATGTGTCACAGTTCGCCAATCCGAACATTGAGAACAACATCGCTGTTGGCAACTACTTCAGCTTCCTCGTGAACATGCTCCTGGCTTCCGGACTGATCTTTGAACTGCCGATGGTGACCTTTGTGCTAGCGCGCGTTGGTGTTGTCTCGGCGAAGCTCATGTCCACCTATCGCAGACATTCAATCGTTGTCATCCTCATCCTGGCAGCCGTCATCACACCTTCACCGGACCCAGTCTCGCAGCTCATGGTAGCTGTTCCGCTTTGGATCCTATTCGAGATCAGTGTGGTGATAGCGAGATTTGCCAATCCGAAACCCAAACCATGAACGCCACGTCGATCAAAGACATCAGCGCCTCTGTTTCGTCTGAGCTTGAACAGTTCGACGGGTATCTGCGCGAGCAGATGCGCTCAAAGGCAGCCTTGCTCGATACGGTGATCCGCTACATCCTTCGTCAACGTGGCAAACGTGTCCGCCCGGCACTGGTCTTCCTTGCCGCCGGCGCATGTGGCGGTATCACAGACCGCGCCTACGTTGGTGCGGCAATGGTTGAGTTACTGCATACCGCAACACTTGTTCACGACGATGTAGTGGATCAGGCCGATGAGCGCCGTGGAATGGCGTCCATCAATGCTGTATGGAAAAACAAGGTAGCCGTTCTTGTTGGAGATTTCTTTCTCTCCAAGGGGCTCCTCATCGCCGTTCACAGCAATGAATTCGATTATCTGCGCGTTACCAGCGAAGCAGTACGCAGAATGAGCGAAGGCGAATTGCTTCAGATCCAGAAGAGCAGACAAAAGACATTGGACGAAGAGACGTACTTCAAGATCATCTCCGATAAAACAGCGTCACTCATCTCCACCTGCTGCGAGATCGGCGCAATATCGGCCTCTACAGACCCCGCCATTCGAGCTGCCCTTTCTCAGTTCGGCGAACTGACAGGCCTTGCCTTCCAGATCCGAGACGACGTATTGGACTATACCTCCAGGAGCAGCATTCTCGGTAAGCCTGTTGGAAACGATATCCGCGAAGGCAAGATCACACTGCCACTGCTCTACGCTGCGAAGAACGCTCCTGCCTCCGAAGCGAAGGCAGCTATCAAGATCGTGAAGTCCAAACGCGGCAATCGAAAGGATATCGATGCCGTACAGAAGTTCGTAGCAACGTATGAGGGAACGAAACTGGCGCAGGAAAAGGCAACGGAGTTGCAACAACAGGCGGTCTCGTCCCTCGTCATTCTCCCCGAATCCGTTTTCAAGACGGCTCTCATTGACTTTGCTCATTTTGTTGTCACACGTACGTCGTGACCTTTCTTTCGAGGTGAACTCATGAACATGCCATCCTCACAATCATTT
This region of Ignavibacteria bacterium genomic DNA includes:
- a CDS encoding EVE domain-containing protein — encoded protein: MKYWLVKSEPEVYSWDQFVKDKRTFWDGIRNYQARNNMREMDKGDQVIFYHSGDERSAVGIAEVVKTAYQDPTTEDEAWVVVDLKPVRPLKNPVTLATIKSTKGFENIALVKQGRLSVLPLTKKEFELIQNSEE
- the dnaA gene encoding chromosomal replication initiator protein DnaA: MGRSTAHLGASDAEGLWSQCLGIIRDNVSDQVFKTWFEKMRPIKWDGIQLTLELPSHFFYEWIEQHYASLLQKTVQKVLGPKAKLQFEVLVDEGASTPEKRTVKLPGLRGASQPSLPFSESKVSQPKTGPTAHYPTYFNPRYTFENFIRGENNQLATSAAIAVADNPGGTKFNPLVIYGPTGLGKTHLVQAIGNRVLQRNPNARVLYTNSEKFTMEYINAIQTNKIPDFTNFYRGVDVLIVDDIQFLGGKEKTQDMFFHTFNALHQDGRQLILTSDKQPKDLADLDERLISRFQWGLTTDIQPPDLETRIAILQQKSMEEGMDLPGDILEYVGRHVTSSVRELEGCLISLLAKVSLDNRELTIELAKEVVRGVSNSASSRTMTIDDIKKEVSAYYNLDQALLSAKTRKHEIVLARQMCMYLSKQLTQTSLKSIGMHFGGRDHTTVLHSCQQILNYIDTDKKVRQDVEFLKKALRG
- the tatC gene encoding twin-arginine translocase subunit TatC codes for the protein MSETAEPNAKVGHEMGFLDHLEELRSRLFKAVVGILIGCVIVGFYGDEVMNIILLRPALEANVKLQNIEPFGQAFLYFKVIFLCGIILAFPWVLYQVWGFVAPGLYMTERKWAGRITVITSLCFLAGVAFGYFLLVPSMMSYVSQFANPNIENNIAVGNYFSFLVNMLLASGLIFELPMVTFVLARVGVVSAKLMSTYRRHSIVVILILAAVITPSPDPVSQLMVAVPLWILFEISVVIARFANPKPKP
- a CDS encoding polyprenyl synthetase family protein; its protein translation is MNATSIKDISASVSSELEQFDGYLREQMRSKAALLDTVIRYILRQRGKRVRPALVFLAAGACGGITDRAYVGAAMVELLHTATLVHDDVVDQADERRGMASINAVWKNKVAVLVGDFFLSKGLLIAVHSNEFDYLRVTSEAVRRMSEGELLQIQKSRQKTLDEETYFKIISDKTASLISTCCEIGAISASTDPAIRAALSQFGELTGLAFQIRDDVLDYTSRSSILGKPVGNDIREGKITLPLLYAAKNAPASEAKAAIKIVKSKRGNRKDIDAVQKFVATYEGTKLAQEKATELQQQAVSSLVILPESVFKTALIDFAHFVVTRTS